The following proteins come from a genomic window of Dreissena polymorpha isolate Duluth1 chromosome 1, UMN_Dpol_1.0, whole genome shotgun sequence:
- the LOC127878668 gene encoding universal stress protein Sll1388-like — MSTDHHTMGEKHEKHAVLIAMDGSENADYAFQWYMEHLHKPSHYVVILHVPERHAFMVGPLGGTGDVTAITGDVTAITLMMREEEEKEKALLERLAKKLKDGGIGGKVKSVAGRPGEVIVTVADEEKALFVICGSRGKGTLRRTFLGSISDYVLHHSHAPVLICKHKGFQKDLGTESPSLKHRIMNSPLFKRKNKDSPKMEKKNTESESKE, encoded by the exons ATGTCTACGGACCACCACACGATGGGGGAAAAGCATGAGAAGCATGCGGTTCTAATTGCCATGGACGGAAGTGAAAACGCAGACTACGCCTTCCAAT GGTACATGGAGCACCTCCATAAACCGAGCCACTACGTGGTAATATTACACGTGCCTGAGAGACATGCATTCATGGTCGGAC CGCTAGGCGGCACAGGGGACGTTACGGCAATCACAGGGGACGTTACGGCAATCACACTTATGATGAGAGAAGAGGAGGAGAAGGAGAAAGCGCTGTTGGAACGGCTGGCTAAGAAACTTAAGGACGGTGGG ATTGGAGGTAAAGTGAAAAGCGTTGCGGGCAGGCCAGGAGAGGTGATAGTGACGGTAGCAGACGAAGAGAAGGCGCTGTttgtcatctgcgggtcacgtgGTAAGGGCACTTTACGACGCACGTTTTTAGGTTCCATAAGCGACTACGTTCTTCACCACTCACACGCACCCGTGTTGATATGCAAACACAAGGGATTTCAAAAGGATCTTGGGACGGAATCGCCGTCACTGAAGCATCGCATCATGAACTCACCACTGTTTAAGAGAAAGAACAAGGACTCGCCAAAGATGGAGAAAAAGAATACAGAGTCCGAGTCCAAGGAATGA